One window of the Chryseobacterium camelliae genome contains the following:
- the dgt gene encoding dGTP triphosphohydrolase, translated as MNLNQIFTNQRTGNNPHTKASRTDFQRDFDRIIFSSPFRRLQNKTQVFPLPGSVFVHNRLTHSLEVSSVGRSLGSVIGEFIAEHYASELTEDSKSFYLHNLGNVIAAGCLCHDVGNPAFGHSGEDAIASYFERNENSLKPLFSEKEWADLVNFEGNANAIRVLGQQQQGKDAGGIQLTFATLASIAKYPCEAVARDKKILHRKKFGFFQNEKEIFLDIAKAVHLITENEEPYIFKRHPFVWLVEAADDICYNIIDMEDAHRLGIVSTADCKNLFFELVKSETDDAARIERKLSSISNENEQISYLRAKVINALINKSIESYRQNFDAILSGTLDKALLDMYKCENNSLKDIESFSIEKIYNHKAVVEIENAGYNVMYELLDHFIPSIVKPAHQLKSYDTKALKLIPKQFIYQEGTDYQKVLGVVDFVSGMTDNYATDLYRKIKGIDIGMTV; from the coding sequence ATGAATTTAAACCAGATTTTCACCAATCAGCGCACCGGCAATAATCCGCATACGAAAGCATCCCGAACAGACTTTCAGAGGGATTTTGACAGGATCATTTTTTCATCCCCTTTCAGGAGGCTGCAGAACAAAACACAGGTATTCCCGTTACCGGGGAGTGTCTTTGTGCATAACCGCCTTACCCATTCACTGGAAGTATCTTCCGTGGGAAGGAGCCTGGGAAGTGTGATCGGGGAATTCATCGCTGAACATTATGCTTCTGAGCTTACCGAAGATTCCAAAAGCTTTTACCTTCATAATTTAGGGAACGTCATCGCTGCGGGGTGCCTTTGCCATGATGTGGGCAATCCTGCATTCGGGCATTCCGGTGAAGATGCGATTGCGAGTTATTTTGAACGCAATGAAAACAGCCTGAAGCCTTTGTTTTCAGAGAAAGAATGGGCAGATCTGGTGAATTTCGAAGGGAATGCCAATGCGATCAGGGTGCTGGGGCAGCAACAGCAGGGTAAAGATGCCGGCGGGATCCAGCTGACTTTTGCCACACTGGCCAGTATTGCCAAATATCCCTGTGAGGCAGTGGCACGGGACAAAAAGATCCTGCACAGGAAAAAATTCGGGTTTTTCCAGAATGAAAAAGAGATATTCCTCGATATAGCCAAAGCCGTTCATCTCATCACCGAAAATGAAGAACCCTACATTTTTAAAAGGCATCCGTTTGTATGGCTGGTGGAAGCGGCAGATGATATCTGTTATAATATTATAGATATGGAAGATGCCCATCGCCTGGGTATCGTTTCTACCGCCGACTGTAAAAACCTGTTTTTTGAACTGGTGAAATCTGAAACTGATGATGCAGCAAGAATAGAGCGCAAGCTGAGCTCCATTTCCAATGAGAATGAACAGATTTCCTATCTGCGTGCAAAGGTCATCAATGCACTGATTAACAAATCCATTGAAAGCTATAGACAGAACTTTGATGCGATCCTGTCCGGAACACTGGATAAAGCCCTGCTGGATATGTATAAATGTGAGAACAACAGCCTGAAAGACATTGAAAGCTTCTCCATTGAAAAGATTTACAACCACAAAGCAGTGGTGGAAATTGAGAATGCCGGCTATAATGTTATGTATGAACTGCTGGATCATTTTATCCCGTCAATCGTTAAGCCTGCACACCAGCTGAAGTCCTATGATACAAAAGCCCTGAAGCTGATTCCGAAACAATTTATTTACCAGGAAGGCACGGATTACCAGAAGGTGCTTGGAGTGGTCGATTTTGTTTCCGGCATGACCGATAATTATGCTACCGACCTGTACCGGAAAATCAAAGGGATCGATATCGGGATGACAGTCTAA
- a CDS encoding GTP-binding protein: MQKRIPVTVLSGFLGAGKTTLLNHVLHNKDNLKVAVIVNDMSEVNIDARLVKNENSLSRTEEKLVEMSNGCICCTLRDDLLLEVERLARENRFDYLLIEGTGIAEPVPIAQTFSYIDDESGIDLSKFSYIDTMVTVVDCLNFFKDFGSDELLMDRDLTDMEGDYRTIVNLLTDQVEFANVIILNKTDLVNGETVDFLKAALRKLNPGARFIKSEFGKIDPKEILNTELFDFETAQHSAGWQKELRQDHHTPETEEYGIGSFVFRHKKPFHPIRFWNYLNSEYPTGVIRAKGLFWLASRPEDALNFSQAGGSFRLEKAGVWWCSMPMSQRARYASFAENQEFIESRWDKDWGDRQNEMVFIGQDLNPQKMIADLENCLLREDEKYLFEQDRAFDDPFPAHI; this comes from the coding sequence ATGCAAAAAAGAATTCCTGTAACCGTACTGAGCGGTTTCCTGGGGGCTGGAAAAACAACCCTGCTCAATCATGTCCTCCATAATAAGGACAACCTGAAAGTTGCCGTTATCGTCAATGATATGAGCGAAGTGAACATTGATGCACGACTTGTTAAAAATGAGAATTCGCTATCAAGGACAGAAGAAAAGCTTGTGGAGATGAGCAATGGCTGCATCTGCTGTACGCTGCGGGACGACCTGCTGTTGGAAGTAGAGCGCCTGGCCCGTGAAAACCGTTTTGATTATCTGCTGATTGAAGGAACCGGAATCGCTGAACCGGTTCCCATTGCCCAGACATTTTCGTATATCGATGATGAGAGTGGGATCGACCTGTCAAAGTTCAGTTATATCGATACCATGGTAACGGTAGTCGACTGCCTGAATTTCTTTAAGGATTTCGGTTCGGATGAGTTGCTGATGGACCGGGACCTGACTGATATGGAAGGGGATTACAGGACTATTGTCAACCTGCTGACCGACCAGGTGGAGTTTGCCAATGTGATCATCCTTAATAAAACCGATCTGGTAAACGGAGAAACGGTGGATTTTCTTAAGGCTGCCCTCAGGAAGCTCAATCCGGGTGCAAGATTCATCAAATCAGAATTCGGAAAGATAGACCCGAAAGAAATCCTGAATACGGAGCTGTTCGATTTTGAAACGGCACAGCATTCGGCCGGCTGGCAAAAAGAACTCCGGCAAGACCATCACACACCTGAAACAGAGGAATATGGAATAGGGTCTTTTGTATTCAGGCATAAAAAACCATTCCATCCCATACGTTTCTGGAACTACCTGAACAGTGAGTATCCTACAGGAGTCATCCGGGCTAAAGGGCTTTTCTGGCTGGCTTCCAGGCCGGAGGATGCCTTGAACTTTTCGCAGGCAGGCGGGTCTTTCCGGCTGGAGAAAGCAGGCGTATGGTGGTGCAGCATGCCGATGAGCCAACGCGCCAGGTATGCTTCTTTCGCAGAAAATCAGGAATTCATAGAAAGCAGGTGGGACAAAGACTGGGGCGACCGGCAGAATGAAATGGTATTCATCGGCCAGGATCTGAACCCGCAAAAAATGATTGCCGATCTGGAAAACTGCCTGTTGCGAGAGGATGAAAAGTACCTGTTTGAGCAGGATAGGGCGTTTGATGACCCTTTCCCCGCCCATATCTGA
- a CDS encoding SPFH domain-containing protein, producing MTYLLVPVFFFGLIIFFASFFVVKQETAAIVERFGKFLAVRHSGLHLKIPIIDQIAKRLNLRIQQLDVIIDTKTLDNVFIKMKVSVQYQVIRENVKDAYYRLENPENQITSYVFDVVRAEVPKTKLDDVFVRKDDIAIAVKSELQDAMQSYGYDIIKALVTDIDPDEQVKHAMNRINAAEREKTAAEYESEAQRIRIVAVAKAEAESKKLQGQGIADQRREIARGLEESVRVLNSVNINSHEASALILVTQHYDTLQAVGASSRSNLVLLPNSPTAASNMLNDLVVAMTTATTVGEASKGNYPAPEKKDYEK from the coding sequence ATGACTTACCTTTTAGTACCCGTCTTTTTCTTCGGACTCATTATTTTCTTTGCTTCTTTTTTCGTGGTAAAGCAGGAAACGGCAGCCATTGTGGAGCGTTTCGGAAAATTCCTGGCCGTACGGCATTCCGGCCTGCACCTTAAGATCCCGATTATTGACCAGATCGCCAAAAGGCTGAATCTGAGGATCCAGCAGCTGGATGTGATCATCGATACCAAAACCCTGGACAATGTTTTCATCAAAATGAAAGTTTCCGTCCAGTACCAGGTGATCAGGGAAAACGTGAAAGATGCCTACTACCGCCTGGAAAACCCTGAAAACCAGATCACATCGTATGTATTTGATGTGGTACGTGCTGAAGTCCCGAAAACAAAGCTGGATGATGTTTTTGTAAGAAAGGACGATATAGCCATTGCCGTGAAAAGCGAGTTGCAGGATGCGATGCAGAGTTATGGGTATGATATCATCAAGGCCCTCGTAACGGATATAGATCCTGATGAGCAGGTAAAGCATGCCATGAACAGGATCAACGCTGCGGAAAGGGAAAAAACAGCCGCAGAATATGAGTCTGAAGCCCAAAGAATCAGGATTGTAGCTGTAGCAAAGGCGGAAGCTGAATCGAAAAAACTTCAGGGGCAGGGGATTGCTGATCAGCGCCGGGAAATTGCCAGAGGTCTTGAAGAATCCGTACGCGTACTGAACAGCGTCAACATCAATTCACATGAAGCCTCTGCATTAATCCTCGTAACGCAGCATTATGATACCTTACAGGCAGTGGGTGCGAGCAGCCGAAGCAACCTGGTGCTGCTTCCGAATTCACCTACAGCGGCCAGCAATATGCTGAATGACCTGGTCGTGGCGATGACTACTGCCACCACAGTAGGAGAGGCCAGCAAAGGCAACTATCCTGCACCGGAGAAAAAAGACTATGAAAAATAA